From a single Labrenzia sp. PHM005 genomic region:
- a CDS encoding L,D-transpeptidase has translation MRKLFYLVAALVAGAVMLQAPAFAQGTYFDPVAQKWLTMKYHPGGPSPIKRKRVRYDGPYSPGTIVIDTSERRLYHVQSNGRAMKYGVGVGKDGFQWAGTHRVTRKAEWPSWTPPAQMRARERRKGRILPAYMEGGPNNPMGARALYIGSTLYRIHGTTEPWTIGSAVSSGCIRMANEDVIHLYKNVGVGTKIVVKR, from the coding sequence ATGAGAAAACTTTTTTATCTGGTAGCGGCGCTTGTGGCGGGAGCGGTGATGCTTCAAGCACCTGCGTTTGCACAAGGCACATACTTTGATCCGGTAGCCCAAAAATGGCTCACCATGAAATATCATCCGGGCGGACCGTCTCCGATCAAGCGCAAACGGGTACGCTATGATGGGCCGTACAGCCCTGGAACAATCGTAATCGACACATCTGAGCGCCGCCTCTATCACGTTCAGTCCAACGGCCGGGCCATGAAATACGGCGTCGGTGTTGGCAAAGACGGTTTCCAGTGGGCCGGTACACACCGCGTGACCCGCAAGGCCGAATGGCCGAGCTGGACGCCGCCGGCACAAATGCGGGCTCGTGAGCGCCGCAAAGGCCGGATCCTGCCGGCCTACATGGAAGGCGGCCCGAACAACCCGATGGGCGCGCGTGCGCTATACATCGGATCAACGCTTTACCGCATTCATGGCACAACTGAGCCGTGGACCATTGGTTCTGCCGTTTCATCCGGCTGCATCCGCATGGCCAACGAAGACGTCATTCATTTGTACAAGAATGTTGGTGTCGGCACGAAAATCGTCGTCAAGCGGTAA
- a CDS encoding glycerophosphodiester phosphodiesterase family protein, with amino-acid sequence MKRAAIVCHRGASLKAPENTLAALEVAIADGVEVVELDVRPSRDGVLYVHHDETVDRTTNGSGRFGDMFASEIDQLDAGSWFSKDFAGERVPRFSSFLDACKGRIAVYAEIKEGDPAEVRDMLQARDMLEAAWTFSFDQAIRAETRARVPDLRLMVLFDHVGSVERAVAQGAAILEFQAHNLDVDLAESAREAGLITQLFYDGNDRSVFELAIRCGIEQMNIDHVDVFRSVEESLLAPAQ; translated from the coding sequence GTGAAACGTGCTGCCATCGTTTGCCATCGTGGTGCAAGTTTGAAAGCCCCGGAAAACACCCTGGCTGCGCTTGAAGTGGCAATCGCAGATGGTGTGGAGGTGGTCGAGCTGGATGTGAGACCATCGCGCGATGGAGTTTTGTATGTCCATCATGACGAAACGGTGGACCGCACGACAAATGGCTCGGGGCGTTTCGGGGATATGTTTGCCTCCGAGATTGATCAGCTGGATGCCGGGTCCTGGTTTTCGAAAGACTTTGCTGGTGAGCGGGTGCCCCGGTTTTCATCGTTTCTGGATGCCTGCAAAGGCCGGATTGCTGTTTATGCGGAAATCAAGGAAGGGGATCCGGCCGAGGTACGCGATATGCTGCAAGCCCGGGACATGCTGGAAGCTGCCTGGACCTTTTCGTTTGATCAGGCAATTCGCGCCGAGACCCGGGCCCGCGTACCGGACCTCCGGTTGATGGTGCTCTTCGATCATGTTGGGTCGGTCGAGCGGGCAGTTGCCCAGGGGGCCGCCATTTTGGAGTTTCAGGCGCATAATCTTGATGTGGACCTTGCTGAATCTGCCCGAGAGGCCGGATTGATCACGCAGCTTTTCTATGATGGCAACGACCGGTCAGTGTTTGAACTGGCCATCCGTTGCGGCATTGAACAGATGAACATTGACCATGTCGATGTGTTCCGCTCCGTCGAAGAAAGCCTGCTGGCGCCTGCGCAGTAG
- a CDS encoding YceI family protein: MTLKFRIFAAAAFSLLAAPTAIADVWTVDPAQSTLAFEVQQGDTALTGTFGTWSAAIDFDPNAPEKAQISASIQAASATTGNAQFDGTLPNADWFDVAAFPEAKFIASDVERVEGNSYRATGTLDIKGLSHPVVLDFKLDIDGDIAKASGTATLNRLDYNLGSGVATDTVSDAVSVTLDLTATR; the protein is encoded by the coding sequence ATGACACTGAAATTTCGCATTTTTGCTGCAGCAGCATTTTCTCTTCTGGCAGCCCCAACCGCGATAGCGGACGTTTGGACAGTCGATCCGGCACAGAGCACGCTGGCCTTTGAAGTTCAGCAAGGTGATACGGCCCTGACCGGGACCTTCGGCACTTGGTCCGCAGCCATAGACTTTGATCCAAACGCGCCGGAAAAGGCTCAGATTTCGGCAAGCATCCAGGCGGCCAGTGCCACCACCGGCAATGCCCAGTTCGATGGCACGCTGCCAAATGCAGACTGGTTTGATGTGGCCGCGTTCCCAGAAGCCAAGTTCATTGCAAGCGATGTCGAACGCGTTGAAGGCAACAGCTACCGGGCGACCGGCACGCTCGACATCAAAGGCCTTTCCCATCCGGTTGTTCTGGATTTCAAGCTTGATATCGACGGTGATATCGCCAAGGCCTCGGGCACTGCGACACTGAACCGGCTCGACTACAACCTTGGATCGGGTGTCGCCACCGATACCGTCAGCGATGCTGTCTCCGTTACGCTGGATTTGACAGCCACACGCTGA
- a CDS encoding fumarate hydratase, with translation MNAPVTPPEYHHSSLFPQGEDTTPYRKLTSDYVKTAEFNGEDVLMVEPEGLRLLAEEAFKDINHFLRPGHLEQLQKILNDPEATENDKFVAFDLLKNANIASHGVLPMCQDTGTAIIMGKKGRRVWTSGGDEAALGEGARDAYFKKNLRYSQLAPISMFEEKNTKNNMPAQIELYSEGEDAYKFLFMAKGGGSANKTFLFQGTPSLLTHDRMIEFLKEKILTLGTAACPPYHLAVVIGGTSAEMNLKTAKYASARYLDGLPTEGSEDGHAFRDLEMEAEIHKMTQATGVGAQFGGKYFCHDVRVIRLPRHGASLPIGLAVSCSADRQAVGKITKDGIFLEQLEMHPEKYMPEVTDDHLGGDVVEIDLTKPMSEILGELTKHPIKTRLSLTGTLIVARDAAHAKLRERLEAGEPLPDYIKNHPVYYAGPAKTPDGMPSGSFGPTTAGRMDAYVDQFQAAGGSMVMLAKGNRSAQVRRACQAHGGFYLGSIGGPAARLAQDCIKSVEVVEFEELGMEAVWKIEVENFPAFIVVDDKGNDFFKELNLS, from the coding sequence ATGAACGCGCCCGTTACCCCGCCCGAATATCATCACAGCTCCCTTTTCCCGCAAGGCGAAGACACAACGCCCTATCGCAAGCTGACATCGGACTATGTGAAAACGGCCGAGTTCAACGGCGAAGATGTTTTGATGGTGGAACCGGAAGGCCTGCGCCTTTTGGCCGAAGAGGCGTTCAAGGACATCAACCACTTCCTGCGTCCAGGACATTTGGAGCAACTTCAAAAAATCCTCAATGACCCGGAAGCGACAGAAAACGACAAGTTCGTTGCCTTCGACCTTTTGAAGAACGCCAATATCGCCTCCCACGGCGTTTTGCCGATGTGCCAGGACACCGGCACGGCGATCATCATGGGCAAAAAGGGCCGCCGCGTGTGGACGTCCGGTGGTGATGAAGCCGCGCTGGGGGAAGGTGCGCGCGATGCCTATTTCAAAAAAAACCTGCGGTATTCGCAGCTGGCGCCCATCTCCATGTTTGAGGAGAAAAACACCAAGAACAACATGCCGGCGCAGATCGAGCTCTACTCTGAAGGTGAAGACGCCTACAAGTTCCTGTTCATGGCCAAGGGCGGCGGGTCTGCCAACAAGACCTTCCTGTTCCAGGGCACACCATCGCTGCTCACCCACGACCGCATGATCGAGTTCTTAAAGGAAAAGATCCTGACCCTCGGCACCGCTGCCTGCCCGCCATATCACTTGGCAGTTGTCATCGGTGGCACATCGGCGGAGATGAACCTGAAAACGGCAAAATACGCCTCTGCCCGCTATCTCGACGGCCTTCCGACCGAAGGCTCGGAAGACGGCCATGCCTTCCGCGACCTGGAGATGGAAGCCGAGATCCATAAGATGACCCAGGCGACCGGCGTCGGTGCGCAGTTCGGCGGCAAATACTTCTGCCACGATGTGCGCGTGATCCGCCTGCCGCGTCATGGTGCGTCCCTGCCGATTGGGCTGGCGGTGTCCTGCTCCGCCGACCGTCAGGCGGTCGGAAAAATCACCAAGGACGGTATTTTCCTGGAGCAGCTGGAAATGCATCCGGAAAAATACATGCCGGAAGTGACCGACGACCATCTGGGCGGTGATGTGGTCGAGATCGATCTGACCAAGCCGATGTCCGAGATCCTAGGTGAACTCACCAAACACCCGATCAAGACCCGCCTCAGCCTGACAGGCACCTTGATCGTTGCCCGCGACGCGGCCCACGCGAAACTCCGCGAGCGGCTGGAGGCCGGCGAGCCCCTGCCCGACTACATCAAGAACCACCCGGTCTATTACGCAGGTCCTGCCAAAACTCCGGATGGCATGCCATCCGGCTCTTTCGGCCCGACGACAGCGGGGCGGATGGATGCTTATGTCGATCAGTTCCAGGCCGCGGGCGGATCCATGGTGATGCTCGCCAAAGGCAACCGCTCCGCGCAAGTGCGCCGCGCCTGCCAAGCCCATGGCGGCTTTTATCTAGGCTCCATCGGCGGCCCGGCTGCCCGTTTGGCCCAGGACTGCATCAAGTCGGTTGAGGTGGTCGAATTTGAAGAACTCGGCATGGAAGCCGTTTGGAAAATCGAAGTCGAAAACTTCCCTGCTTTCATCGTCGTCGACGACAAGGGCAATGATTTTTTCAAAGAGCTGAACCTGAGCTGA
- a CDS encoding cytochrome b, with protein sequence MYRNTPTGYGRIAITFHWLMAMLILGMLGFGLYLDRLPQSDPRLFGLYQLHKSFGFVVLALAALRLVWRLLNPSPKLPDGMPVWERLAAHLGHIGLYALIFAMPITGWLMVSASPWGIPTVIFNTLPVPHLPYPEMLGTKEQAEGFFKALHAYGAYLLIALILVHIAAALKHHFIARDDTLKRMVSTEPARSSDDLFSEKADA encoded by the coding sequence ATGTACCGCAACACGCCCACCGGCTACGGCCGGATCGCCATTACGTTCCACTGGCTCATGGCTATGCTTATCCTTGGCATGCTCGGGTTTGGTCTTTATCTCGACCGACTGCCCCAATCAGATCCGCGATTGTTTGGACTTTACCAGTTGCACAAATCGTTCGGGTTTGTGGTGCTGGCGCTCGCTGCGCTGCGCCTGGTCTGGCGCCTGCTCAATCCGTCCCCGAAACTTCCGGACGGGATGCCTGTCTGGGAGCGGCTGGCCGCCCATCTGGGCCATATCGGACTATATGCCCTGATCTTTGCCATGCCGATCACCGGCTGGCTGATGGTGTCGGCGTCACCCTGGGGCATTCCAACCGTAATCTTCAACACCCTACCGGTGCCCCATCTGCCCTATCCGGAGATGCTTGGCACCAAAGAACAGGCAGAAGGCTTCTTCAAAGCGCTGCATGCCTATGGCGCCTACCTGTTGATCGCCTTGATCCTTGTTCATATCGCCGCAGCACTGAAGCACCACTTCATCGCCCGGGACGATACTTTGAAACGCATGGTATCGACCGAACCCGCTCGCAGTTCCGATGATCTATTTTCTGAGAAAGCCGACGCATGA
- a CDS encoding EAL domain-containing protein, producing the protein MRIRSNQVWYKRTVSALLIALVMLTGLLALRSSGITDALDRTIWEQRFSASNRPVSGDIVFVDIDARSLDELGVWPVPRSTYARLINQLTEMDVSDIVFDIDFSSVSNHAEDAIFADAIEKAGNVSLAAFRQAASGSQSTGKEVLNQPIDKFLDVAWPVVVMVPVEADSRIWRNLYGYELSGNQEVSAAAYLGEYSGNASGSFWLDYSIAIDQIPTVSMIDVLNGNVPITQLFGKKVIIGASAQELRDLFPTPVFGMLPGAVIQALGAETLLQDRALQIQGDVLAVVAVFCIFLLFMLSKAEGLGIKIAILLLASISLEVASYLILQERPIQISTASAQLLLFLSAIIIVFRELGLRKLLSQIYQIRQRNSIRMLGQVFDDSFDAIVVLDRKGNVTASSQVARSLFGLNDVAGEEGGKALPDELVEEAVAVLSLPIGIRPVPKQMSLIDENGNHRIIEYVVTRSEKAIEGRTTGKTQETEALACLTCRDITEQQEATERLSYLAKYDPVTGLVNRNGFEEVVAQRVTEMRASGDQFCMVQVAISNLDQIIASLGYSYGDMLRSAIAQRLQRHFGQRYTWGALTADVFAGAFPERENSAFYGGVVQEIREVFSQDYMIEGSRIAVQLNAGYIVDDGTFEVDDFLKKSGNALARARRNERVEVVTFQPKMNEELHRRRELEMELFKSISRDELRMFYQPLVDLQTRNIIGVEALLRWRHGELGEISPAEFVPISEENGFIVELGTWVLNRAMREAASWGSSIRLAINVSALQFSRGDIVSTIHDALHTSGFPAQRLDLEITESLFIDETIDLRSSMEELREMGCRFSLDDFGTGYSSLGYIPNYPFSKIKLDRMFITNVSENKKDVALIEAVLHMADAFGMETVMEGVETEEQARTLTNLGCRIGQGYLFAKPMSASDLNLMIKECA; encoded by the coding sequence ATGCGCATTAGGTCAAATCAGGTCTGGTACAAAAGGACGGTTAGCGCGCTGTTGATTGCGCTGGTTATGCTGACTGGCCTTTTGGCTCTTCGGTCTTCAGGCATCACAGACGCACTTGACCGGACGATATGGGAGCAGCGGTTTTCGGCCTCGAACCGCCCGGTATCCGGGGATATCGTGTTTGTCGATATTGATGCCCGGAGTCTCGATGAGCTCGGCGTCTGGCCAGTACCACGCAGCACGTACGCCAGGCTGATCAACCAGCTCACCGAAATGGATGTGTCGGATATTGTTTTTGATATCGACTTCAGTTCCGTTTCCAATCACGCTGAAGACGCGATCTTCGCGGATGCAATTGAAAAAGCCGGTAACGTAAGCCTGGCTGCCTTTCGGCAAGCAGCAAGTGGCTCTCAATCGACCGGCAAAGAAGTCCTAAATCAACCGATTGACAAGTTTCTGGATGTCGCGTGGCCCGTTGTTGTCATGGTGCCGGTGGAAGCTGACAGCAGGATCTGGCGCAATCTTTATGGCTACGAGTTGAGCGGTAACCAGGAGGTCTCCGCCGCTGCGTACTTGGGTGAGTATTCGGGCAATGCTTCGGGTTCATTTTGGCTCGACTACAGCATAGCTATAGATCAGATCCCAACCGTTTCCATGATTGACGTATTGAATGGAAACGTGCCGATTACACAGTTGTTTGGCAAAAAAGTTATCATCGGTGCCAGCGCGCAGGAGTTAAGAGATCTATTTCCAACGCCAGTCTTTGGCATGCTGCCGGGGGCTGTCATTCAGGCACTGGGTGCCGAAACGCTGCTGCAAGACCGGGCCCTTCAAATTCAAGGGGATGTGCTGGCAGTCGTTGCAGTCTTCTGCATATTCTTACTGTTCATGCTTAGCAAAGCAGAAGGTCTGGGGATCAAGATCGCAATTTTGCTTCTGGCATCGATTTCATTGGAAGTTGCCAGCTATTTGATCTTGCAGGAACGCCCTATTCAGATCTCAACAGCAAGCGCGCAGCTTCTTCTCTTCCTATCGGCGATCATTATTGTTTTCCGGGAGCTTGGGCTGCGGAAACTATTGTCGCAGATCTATCAAATCCGGCAACGGAACAGTATCCGGATGTTGGGACAAGTGTTCGACGATAGCTTCGACGCGATCGTTGTGCTGGATCGTAAAGGGAATGTTACGGCATCAAGCCAAGTCGCCCGCAGCCTTTTTGGACTGAATGACGTAGCCGGAGAGGAAGGTGGAAAAGCGCTGCCTGACGAGCTGGTTGAAGAAGCTGTGGCGGTTTTGTCCCTGCCCATCGGTATCCGGCCAGTACCTAAGCAAATGAGCTTGATTGATGAAAACGGTAACCACCGGATTATTGAATATGTGGTCACCCGTTCGGAAAAAGCGATTGAAGGACGAACGACCGGCAAGACACAAGAAACGGAAGCTCTGGCCTGCCTGACCTGCAGGGATATTACCGAACAACAGGAAGCCACCGAAAGGCTGTCTTATCTCGCCAAATATGACCCTGTCACCGGTTTGGTAAACCGCAATGGCTTCGAAGAGGTGGTCGCGCAGCGCGTTACAGAGATGCGAGCTTCCGGAGACCAGTTCTGTATGGTCCAAGTTGCTATTTCCAATCTTGATCAGATTATTGCTTCTCTGGGCTATTCCTATGGCGACATGTTGCGATCCGCAATTGCGCAACGGCTGCAGCGGCATTTCGGTCAGCGGTACACTTGGGGCGCCCTCACGGCGGATGTCTTTGCAGGCGCCTTTCCTGAACGTGAAAACTCAGCATTTTATGGTGGCGTCGTCCAAGAAATTCGCGAGGTATTTAGTCAGGACTATATGATTGAAGGGTCGCGAATAGCCGTTCAGTTGAATGCCGGTTATATCGTTGATGACGGTACCTTTGAGGTTGATGATTTCCTGAAAAAGTCGGGGAATGCTCTTGCGCGGGCGCGGAGAAATGAGCGTGTGGAGGTTGTAACCTTTCAGCCAAAAATGAATGAGGAACTGCATCGACGGAGAGAATTGGAAATGGAGCTTTTCAAGTCCATTTCTCGAGATGAACTGCGAATGTTCTATCAGCCGCTTGTTGATTTGCAGACCCGAAACATCATTGGTGTTGAGGCACTTCTTAGGTGGCGTCATGGCGAACTTGGCGAGATTTCTCCTGCAGAGTTTGTTCCGATCTCCGAAGAGAATGGATTTATCGTCGAATTGGGGACTTGGGTCCTCAACAGGGCAATGCGCGAAGCAGCGTCTTGGGGAAGCTCCATCCGGTTGGCTATCAATGTTTCGGCTCTTCAGTTTAGCCGCGGCGACATTGTGTCGACGATTCACGACGCCCTTCATACCAGCGGGTTTCCGGCGCAACGCCTCGATTTGGAGATAACGGAATCCCTTTTTATCGACGAGACGATCGACCTCCGGTCAAGCATGGAGGAACTTCGGGAAATGGGGTGCCGTTTTTCGCTGGACGATTTTGGTACTGGGTATTCGTCCCTTGGCTACATCCCGAACTATCCTTTTTCCAAAATCAAACTGGATCGAATGTTCATAACCAATGTTTCAGAGAACAAGAAAGACGTCGCCCTGATTGAAGCTGTCCTTCACATGGCGGACGCATTCGGGATGGAAACGGTTATGGAGGGTGTTGAAACGGAAGAGCAAGCCCGAACACTGACCAATTTGGGTTGCCGGATCGGACAGGGGTATCTCTTCGCAAAACCTATGAGCGCCAGCGACTTGAACCTTATGATAAAGGAATGCGCTTGA
- a CDS encoding FecR family protein, producing MFSFVVFLAGSADARAQWIVKRVSGVVYFVAPQVKAFRVKRGMVFEPGYTMATRSNGRALIARGSETISVGPNTKFAISKYRSQNGKTTLLQRKGKVTVDVQKRRRPHFTVETPFLAAVVKGTKFGVSVSSREARVSVQRGLVEVSDLATGQRASLSAGHTATSAPGNKAGLSVSGINAPAVSPGTPRASTFVAPNTPTVPNTAPANNTNRSGGLFGGIFSGGSANAQGQSTSTNAGGGNSSNGGANGSSGNGESSGNNGNGNSGNNGNGNGNSGNNGNGNSGNNGNGNGNSGNNGNGNGNSGNNGNGNGNSANNGNGNGNSGNNGNGNGNSGNNGNGNGNSGNNGNGNGNSGNNGNGNGNSGNNGNGNGNSGNNGNGNGNSGNNGNGNGNSGNNGNGNGNSGNNGNGNGNSGNNGNGNGNSGNNGNGNGNSGGNGNGNGSSGES from the coding sequence GTGTTTTCTTTTGTAGTTTTTCTTGCCGGGTCAGCGGATGCGCGTGCCCAGTGGATTGTAAAACGCGTGTCCGGGGTCGTTTATTTTGTCGCGCCTCAAGTGAAGGCATTCCGGGTCAAGCGTGGGATGGTGTTTGAGCCTGGATACACCATGGCTACACGGTCAAACGGCCGGGCTCTGATTGCCCGCGGTTCAGAAACAATTTCCGTGGGTCCAAACACCAAGTTCGCAATCTCAAAATATCGCAGCCAAAACGGCAAAACGACGCTGCTGCAGCGCAAAGGCAAAGTAACAGTTGATGTTCAAAAACGGCGCCGCCCACATTTTACTGTCGAAACGCCGTTTTTGGCGGCTGTTGTAAAGGGCACAAAGTTTGGAGTTTCAGTTAGCTCCCGCGAAGCGCGGGTTTCTGTTCAGCGGGGACTGGTGGAAGTCTCGGACCTTGCAACAGGTCAGCGGGCTTCATTAAGCGCCGGACATACAGCGACTAGCGCTCCTGGAAATAAAGCCGGATTGTCTGTCTCCGGCATCAATGCGCCGGCTGTATCGCCAGGAACGCCAAGGGCTTCAACCTTTGTGGCTCCCAATACACCAACTGTACCGAATACAGCACCAGCGAACAATACTAATCGGTCCGGCGGGCTTTTCGGCGGTATTTTCTCCGGAGGCTCTGCAAATGCCCAAGGACAAAGCACCAGCACCAATGCAGGTGGCGGAAACAGCAGTAATGGCGGCGCAAATGGGTCTTCGGGGAACGGGGAATCCAGCGGCAACAACGGCAACGGCAATTCCGGAAACAACGGAAATGGCAACGGCAATTCCGGCAACAACGGCAACGGCAATTCCGGAAACAACGGAAATGGCAACGGCAATTCCGGCAACAACGGAAATGGCAACGGCAATTCCGGCAACAACGGAAATGGCAACGGCAATTCCGCCAACAACGGAAATGGCAACGGCAATTCCGGCAACAACGGAAATGGCAACGGCAATTCCGGAAACAACGGAAATGGCAACGGCAATTCCGGCAACAACGGAAATGGCAACGGCAATTCCGGCAACAACGGAAATGGCAACGGCAATTCCGGAAACAACGGAAATGGCAACGGCAATTCCGGCAACAACGGGAATGGCAACGGCAATTCCGGTAACAATGGGAATGGCAACGGCAATTCCGGAAACAATGGGAATGGCAACGGCAATTCCGGAAACAATGGGAATGGCAACGGTAATTCCGGTAACAATGGGAATGGCAACGGCAATTCCGGTAACAACGGGAATGGTAACGGCAATTCCGGCGGCAACGGAAACGGCAACGGCTCCAGTGGCGAGAGCTAA
- a CDS encoding YceI family protein, translating into MIRLATSAFALSLLAGTAFAEPVAFDFDKSHSNLSFTYNHLGYSTTDGRFGDWDGTLKIDKETPANSSVEFTIQIGSLDTFWADRDIHLKSPDFFDAAKFPEATFKSTKVAQTGEKQLEVTGDLTLKGITKPVTLTVDVTAMGEHPMAKKEAVGFAVSTVIKRSDFGMDMFVPYVGDDVTITFHTETLTTTATN; encoded by the coding sequence ATGATCCGTCTTGCGACATCCGCTTTCGCGCTTTCCCTTCTGGCCGGCACCGCCTTTGCCGAACCGGTGGCCTTCGACTTCGACAAGTCGCACTCCAACCTGTCGTTCACCTACAACCACCTGGGATATTCGACCACCGACGGCCGTTTTGGCGACTGGGATGGGACGTTGAAGATCGACAAGGAAACACCAGCGAATTCTTCGGTCGAATTCACCATCCAGATCGGCAGCCTCGACACCTTCTGGGCGGACCGTGACATCCATTTGAAAAGCCCGGACTTCTTCGATGCGGCCAAGTTCCCGGAAGCCACCTTCAAAAGCACCAAGGTCGCACAAACCGGTGAGAAACAGCTTGAAGTCACTGGCGATCTGACCCTGAAAGGAATCACCAAGCCGGTTACTCTGACCGTCGATGTCACCGCTATGGGCGAACATCCAATGGCCAAGAAGGAAGCTGTTGGTTTTGCGGTCAGCACCGTGATCAAACGCTCGGACTTTGGCATGGACATGTTCGTTCCTTACGTGGGGGATGACGTCACAATCACGTTCCACACAGAAACGCTGACCACAACAGCAACGAACTAA
- a CDS encoding DUF1989 domain-containing protein, whose translation MSEPQDAAALRAIKPVICYPPETLPAPNLELYAKAREGAEKIGEVTVPPREAASIDVPEGCFLKITSIEGPQVGDLNLFNSADLSERFYSGKTRALHGTHVTTGDRLWSNFPTMRPLATVTTDTLNWYGIDEFGGSVHDVIGTRCDPYTGRALGGPDYHHCCHSNLTRELAQAKGLSLEEAEAHVHDVLNVFMCTGFTRDTGQYFMKASPVRPGDYLELFAEIGLLAVMSACPGGDCGSEHSSDTAPCHPMLMEVFRPQTGTLSGWQSPAINPYDRSHGL comes from the coding sequence ATGTCAGAACCTCAAGATGCAGCTGCGCTGCGGGCCATTAAACCTGTCATCTGTTATCCGCCGGAAACCCTGCCCGCTCCCAATCTTGAGCTTTATGCCAAGGCGCGTGAAGGCGCTGAGAAAATCGGGGAAGTGACCGTGCCGCCGCGCGAAGCGGCCTCAATCGACGTCCCTGAGGGCTGTTTTTTGAAGATCACCTCGATAGAGGGACCCCAAGTCGGCGATCTCAATCTGTTCAACAGCGCAGATCTTTCTGAGCGGTTTTATTCGGGCAAAACCCGGGCGCTGCACGGCACTCATGTAACAACCGGAGACCGGCTCTGGTCGAATTTCCCGACGATGCGGCCTCTGGCGACGGTCACCACAGACACGCTCAATTGGTACGGCATCGATGAATTCGGAGGCTCGGTCCACGATGTCATCGGCACCCGCTGCGATCCCTATACCGGCCGGGCGCTTGGCGGACCCGACTATCACCACTGTTGCCACTCGAACCTCACTCGGGAACTCGCCCAGGCGAAAGGATTGAGCCTTGAAGAGGCCGAAGCCCACGTGCATGACGTCCTCAATGTCTTCATGTGCACCGGCTTTACCCGGGACACCGGCCAATACTTCATGAAAGCCAGCCCCGTGCGGCCCGGCGATTATCTGGAGCTCTTTGCAGAAATCGGACTGCTGGCGGTGATGAGCGCGTGCCCTGGCGGTGATTGCGGGTCGGAACACTCCAGCGACACCGCCCCCTGCCACCCGATGCTGATGGAAGTTTTTCGGCCTCAGACCGGCACTTTGAGCGGCTGGCAGTCCCCTGCTATCAATCCTTACGACCGCAGCCACGGCCTTTGA
- a CDS encoding LysE family translocator has product MDFAFWALFAVTVFSTSLIPGPSTLVAFTHGAQFGWKRALGTASGNACASVLQAILACAGLGLVLAQSAVLFMAIKYVGAAYLVYLGITMWRSSAAAVELNQTSRSEADQILRLFRSGFLVAAANPKAIVFFTALFPQFLDPTGTASSQLAGMVGVIAIVSFSVAMIYGCLGSRLSALQLSRRIMARVQKTIGGLFVASGIGLAASRS; this is encoded by the coding sequence ATGGATTTTGCGTTTTGGGCTTTGTTTGCCGTGACTGTCTTTTCGACCTCACTGATTCCAGGACCAAGTACCCTGGTGGCCTTTACTCACGGGGCACAGTTCGGTTGGAAGCGGGCGCTTGGCACGGCTTCTGGAAACGCCTGTGCGTCAGTATTACAAGCCATTTTGGCTTGCGCCGGGCTTGGGCTTGTTCTGGCCCAATCCGCAGTCCTGTTCATGGCCATCAAATATGTTGGCGCCGCCTATCTGGTCTATCTCGGGATTACCATGTGGCGCAGTTCCGCCGCTGCAGTTGAGCTCAACCAGACCAGCCGGTCAGAGGCAGATCAGATACTCCGCCTGTTCCGGAGCGGATTTCTGGTCGCAGCCGCCAATCCCAAGGCAATTGTGTTTTTCACGGCGCTCTTCCCGCAGTTTTTGGATCCGACCGGAACCGCGAGCAGCCAGTTGGCCGGAATGGTGGGTGTGATCGCCATTGTGTCGTTTTCGGTCGCCATGATCTATGGCTGCCTGGGCAGCCGGTTAAGTGCGCTTCAGCTATCGCGGCGGATCATGGCACGTGTCCAAAAAACCATTGGCGGCTTGTTCGTCGCCAGCGGCATCGGCCTGGCAGCTTCGCGCAGTTAA